One Pseudomonas abieticivorans genomic region harbors:
- the cyoC gene encoding cytochrome o ubiquinol oxidase subunit III, whose translation MSNIVLNAGTAHGHDHGHDDHEHHDAGPMTVFGFWIYLMTDCILFASIFAAYAVLANNFAGGPSGHDIFELPYVLGETACLLLSSITYGFAMLALHKGNKAGVLGWLFITFLFGLGFIGMEVNEFHKLISEGFGPSRSGFLSGFFALVGTHGLHVTSGLIWMAVMMYQVQKNGLTASTNTRLSCLSLFWHFLDVVWICVFTVVYLMGVL comes from the coding sequence ATGTCGAACATAGTATTGAACGCTGGAACTGCCCATGGTCACGACCATGGGCATGACGACCACGAACACCATGATGCGGGTCCGATGACCGTATTTGGGTTCTGGATCTACCTGATGACGGACTGCATCCTGTTCGCGTCGATCTTTGCCGCGTACGCAGTGCTGGCGAACAACTTCGCCGGCGGTCCATCGGGCCACGATATCTTTGAACTGCCTTATGTACTGGGCGAAACCGCTTGCCTGTTGCTCAGCTCGATCACCTACGGCTTCGCCATGCTGGCGCTGCACAAAGGTAACAAGGCTGGCGTGCTGGGTTGGCTGTTCATCACCTTCCTGTTCGGCCTGGGCTTCATCGGCATGGAAGTGAACGAGTTCCACAAGCTGATCTCCGAAGGCTTCGGCCCATCGCGCAGCGGCTTCCTGTCGGGCTTCTTCGCCTTGGTCGGTACCCACGGTCTGCACGTGACCAGCGGTCTGATCTGGATGGCGGTGATGATGTATCAGGTTCAGAAGAACGGCCTGACTGCATCCACCAACACCCGTCTGAGCTGCCTGAGCTTGTTCTGGCACTTCCTGGACGTGGTCTGGATCTGCGTGTTCACCGTTGTTTATCTGATGGGAGTCCTGTAA